A genomic stretch from Deinococcus radiotolerans includes:
- a CDS encoding MDR family MFS transporter: MSAHTAEPEGRIDYAKTLDLPTKRLILLGVLLGLFLSALDQTIVSTAMPRITQELNGLSLYSWVTTAYLLTNTALVPIYGKLSDLYGRKPILMIGIVIFLLGSALCGLAGEPFLGNLFGGGMMQLVVFRGLQGVGAAALGSVAFAIIADLFEPVDRPRYQGLFGAVFGLSSVIGPLLGGFLTDQVSWRWVFYVNLPIGVIALAFIASKMPRLASGLKAKVDWLGAMLIMVFAVPLLLALTWGADGNYAWTSPEIMGLFGLSAVSLIAFLFVESRHESPILPLTLFKNPTFAWGALARFMIGAGFLGAILFLSLYLVQVQGVSATKAGTATIPLTVGLIIGAIGSGQIASRMGRYKPLMLVGLITAGLGFFTLSTLNADSSYGSVVIRMVLLGLGLGPALPLYTTALQLSVKPWEIGVATSAGQFFQQMGSTIGTAIFGAILTAGVSSNLATQFAAQAASNQGTVATQLQKISDDIKSGNAPKGDRNATPEKPEDVKARFATLRENLTRAIQTGDQQALAAVKNDKFIKALPEAARTQLTGIPEGGVPAQVKASFAQTYATIEQAVNSGDAAQVQALAGNTQLPQALRDNLAKIPAPALASPQARTQILSGIKQGLDQGEAQAEQQATQQALSGALSGVNDGEKITLASARASKVAFADTISSIYRYSILVAALAFLATLMMPNLEIPRRAKGERAQPAHVEI, translated from the coding sequence ATGAGCGCACACACCGCCGAACCCGAAGGGCGTATCGACTACGCCAAGACCCTCGACCTGCCCACCAAACGCCTGATCCTGCTGGGCGTGCTGCTGGGCCTGTTCCTCAGCGCGCTGGACCAGACCATCGTGTCCACCGCCATGCCGCGCATCACGCAGGAACTCAACGGCCTGAGCCTGTACTCCTGGGTCACCACCGCCTACCTGCTCACCAACACCGCCCTGGTGCCCATCTACGGGAAGCTCTCGGACCTGTACGGCCGCAAACCCATCCTGATGATCGGCATCGTGATCTTCCTGCTCGGCAGCGCCCTGTGCGGCCTCGCGGGTGAACCCTTCCTGGGGAACCTCTTCGGCGGCGGCATGATGCAGCTCGTCGTGTTCCGCGGCCTTCAGGGCGTCGGCGCCGCCGCGCTCGGCTCAGTGGCCTTCGCGATCATCGCCGACCTGTTCGAACCCGTGGACCGCCCCCGCTACCAGGGCCTGTTCGGCGCCGTGTTCGGCCTGAGCAGCGTCATCGGCCCGCTGCTGGGCGGCTTCCTGACCGACCAGGTGTCCTGGCGCTGGGTGTTCTACGTGAACCTGCCCATCGGCGTGATCGCCCTGGCGTTCATTGCCAGCAAGATGCCCCGACTCGCCAGCGGCCTGAAAGCGAAGGTGGACTGGCTGGGTGCCATGTTGATCATGGTGTTCGCCGTGCCGCTGCTGCTGGCCCTCACCTGGGGCGCCGACGGGAACTACGCCTGGACCAGCCCCGAGATCATGGGCCTGTTCGGCCTGAGCGCCGTGAGCCTGATCGCGTTCCTGTTCGTCGAGAGCCGCCACGAGAGCCCCATCCTGCCCCTAACGCTGTTCAAGAACCCCACCTTCGCCTGGGGCGCCCTGGCGCGCTTCATGATCGGCGCCGGCTTCCTGGGCGCGATCCTGTTCCTCAGCCTGTACCTCGTGCAGGTGCAGGGCGTCAGCGCCACCAAGGCCGGCACGGCCACCATTCCCCTCACGGTCGGCCTGATCATCGGCGCGATCGGCAGCGGCCAGATCGCCAGCCGCATGGGCCGCTACAAACCTCTGATGCTGGTCGGCCTGATCACCGCCGGACTGGGCTTCTTCACCCTGAGCACCCTGAACGCCGACAGCAGCTACGGCAGCGTCGTGATCCGCATGGTCCTGCTGGGCCTGGGCCTGGGCCCCGCCCTGCCGCTGTACACCACCGCCCTGCAACTGTCCGTGAAACCCTGGGAAATCGGCGTGGCCACCAGCGCCGGGCAGTTCTTCCAGCAGATGGGCAGCACCATCGGCACCGCCATCTTCGGCGCGATCCTGACCGCCGGGGTGAGCAGCAACCTCGCCACGCAGTTCGCCGCGCAGGCCGCCAGCAACCAGGGCACCGTCGCCACGCAACTGCAGAAGATCAGCGACGACATCAAGAGCGGCAACGCCCCCAAGGGGGACCGCAACGCCACCCCCGAGAAGCCCGAGGACGTCAAGGCGCGCTTCGCCACGCTGCGCGAGAACCTCACCAGGGCCATTCAGACCGGCGACCAGCAGGCCCTGGCGGCCGTGAAGAACGACAAGTTCATCAAGGCCCTGCCCGAGGCCGCCCGCACGCAGCTGACCGGCATCCCCGAGGGCGGCGTGCCCGCCCAGGTGAAGGCCAGCTTCGCGCAGACCTACGCGACCATCGAGCAGGCCGTGAACAGTGGCGACGCCGCGCAGGTGCAGGCCCTGGCGGGCAACACCCAGCTGCCGCAGGCGCTGCGTGACAACCTCGCGAAGATCCCCGCGCCTGCCCTGGCCAGCCCGCAGGCCCGCACGCAGATCCTGAGCGGCATCAAGCAGGGCCTCGACCAGGGTGAAGCCCAGGCTGAGCAGCAGGCCACCCAGCAGGCCCTGAGCGGCGCCCTCAGCGGCGTGAACGACGGCGAGAAGATCACGCTCGCCAGCGCCCGCGCGTCCAAGGTCGCGTTCGCGGACACCATCAGCTCGATCTACCGCTACTCGATCCTGGTCGCCGCGCTCGCCTTCCTGGCGACCCTGATGATGCCGAACCTGGAAATTCCCCGCCGCGCCAAGGGTGAACGCGCCCAGCCCGCCCACGTGGAAATCTGA
- a CDS encoding MarR family winged helix-turn-helix transcriptional regulator produces the protein MTPPDPPPPETASPELTQAAEQFGKTMKRLHRLISSRVMRGMQDELLERDLSFSQITALHQLRARAPITVTQLSELTRLSVPAASHLVERLVKRGLAQRTENPDNRREKLVDITDDGRAIVGRMDSEFVGAYITTFQNLQLSTIQAATHHLQHVLDELEPLYSCQEHP, from the coding sequence ATGACTCCTCCTGACCCGCCCCCCCCGGAAACTGCCAGCCCGGAACTGACCCAGGCGGCCGAGCAGTTCGGCAAGACTATGAAACGCCTGCACCGACTGATCAGCAGCCGAGTGATGCGCGGCATGCAGGACGAACTGCTCGAGCGCGACCTGAGCTTCTCGCAGATCACCGCCCTGCACCAGCTGCGCGCCCGCGCGCCTATCACGGTCACGCAGCTCAGCGAACTGACCCGCCTGAGCGTTCCCGCCGCCAGCCACCTCGTGGAACGCCTCGTGAAACGCGGCCTGGCGCAGCGTACCGAGAACCCCGACAACCGCCGCGAGAAACTCGTGGACATCACCGATGACGGCCGGGCCATCGTGGGCCGCATGGACAGCGAATTCGTCGGCGCGTACATCACCACCTTCCAGAACCTGCAACTGAGCACCATCCAGGCTGCCACCCACCACCTCCAGCACGTGCTGGACGAACTGGAACCCCTCTACTCCTGCCAGGAGCACCCATGA
- a CDS encoding aminotransferase class V-fold PLP-dependent enzyme, with protein sequence MTDAARPDFTPLNRERLIAPGPVEVAPNVLAELAQPQMHHRAQAGIAKLMEAREKLTRLLGDPYDAVITTSSGTGAFEGALVSTTPGGAKVVNAQAGKFSERWGEMARRFGYDASLVSKPWGEVLDPQEVADAARGAHTLLITHSETSTGALHDLEAIARAAKAQNPDLIIIADGITSYGVAELRPAAWGVDVIVSGSQKGTATPPGLGFVLFSPEVQARMIQNPERGFYLDMTRELAGQKAGNTPQTPAINLIYALSTALDRLLSVPLEVLWAEQRRKTDALIAAGTALGAPAWAPRTSPAVAVLTPPSGVTGRQVAAQLAAMGQRALPGQAPHEDTVFRVSTMGYADRYDALAIAGILEDAFSALGVRFERGVAVQAAWNALR encoded by the coding sequence ATGACCGATGCCGCCCGCCCGGACTTCACGCCCCTGAACCGCGAACGCCTGATCGCGCCCGGCCCGGTCGAGGTCGCGCCGAACGTGCTGGCCGAACTGGCGCAGCCGCAGATGCACCACCGCGCGCAGGCCGGGATCGCCAAACTGATGGAAGCCCGCGAGAAACTCACCCGGCTGCTGGGCGACCCCTACGACGCGGTCATCACCACCAGCAGCGGCACCGGCGCGTTCGAGGGCGCGCTGGTCAGCACCACGCCCGGCGGCGCGAAAGTCGTCAACGCGCAGGCCGGGAAGTTCAGCGAACGCTGGGGCGAGATGGCCCGCCGCTTCGGGTACGACGCCAGTCTCGTGTCAAAACCCTGGGGTGAGGTCCTCGACCCGCAGGAGGTCGCGGACGCCGCGCGAGGCGCGCACACCCTGCTCATCACGCACAGCGAGACCAGCACCGGCGCCCTGCACGACCTGGAAGCCATCGCGCGGGCCGCGAAGGCGCAGAACCCGGACCTGATCATCATCGCGGACGGCATCACGTCCTACGGCGTGGCGGAGCTGCGCCCCGCCGCGTGGGGTGTGGACGTCATCGTGTCCGGCAGTCAGAAGGGCACCGCCACGCCCCCCGGCCTGGGTTTCGTGCTGTTCAGCCCCGAGGTGCAGGCCCGCATGATTCAGAACCCGGAGCGCGGCTTCTACCTGGACATGACCCGCGAACTGGCCGGGCAGAAGGCCGGGAACACCCCGCAGACTCCGGCCATCAACCTGATCTACGCGCTGAGCACCGCGCTGGACCGGCTGCTCAGCGTGCCGCTGGAGGTGCTGTGGGCCGAGCAGCGCCGCAAGACCGACGCCCTGATCGCCGCCGGGACTGCCCTGGGCGCCCCCGCCTGGGCGCCGCGCACCAGCCCGGCCGTGGCGGTGCTCACGCCGCCCTCGGGCGTCACGGGACGGCAGGTGGCGGCGCAGCTGGCCGCCATGGGCCAGCGCGCCCTGCCCGGTCAGGCCCCGCACGAGGACACGGTGTTCCGCGTGAGCACCATGGGCTACGCGGACCGCTACGACGCGCTGGCCATCGCCGGGATTCTGGAGGACGCCTTCAGCGCCCTGGGCGTGCGCTTTGAACGCGGCGTGGCCGTGCAGGCCGCCTGGAACGCCCTGCGCTGA
- a CDS encoding CAP domain-containing protein translates to MRSALHLTLLTLSLGLSGASAAQTPSVPYGTPAPLTLPGGQPVAVDALVDRADLFDLLVQADFRSCGQTAYRDPVLDAVAARVARGFSLKTELLSARVRAQKANQFVLPKLGRAPAVVQALANQCALRVGFTRYGVAVQDGRAALVSVKPAQIEADDPRAWMLHFLDLTNEARRQGQRCGDDLFRSAPPLRWNEQLAASAQTHLNDLIRLNFRGHVNPETGSTPPDRARAAGYPSGTVGENAAYDSTTPEDALQSLLDSPGHCRILMNPDWRDFGAAMGNGTPETVFSTYWVQDFGR, encoded by the coding sequence ATGCGTTCCGCCTTGCATCTGACCCTGCTGACCCTGAGCCTCGGGCTGAGCGGCGCCAGTGCCGCGCAGACCCCCAGCGTTCCGTACGGCACGCCCGCCCCCCTCACCCTGCCCGGCGGGCAGCCGGTCGCCGTAGACGCCCTGGTGGACCGCGCCGATCTCTTTGACCTGCTGGTGCAGGCCGACTTCAGATCCTGCGGGCAGACCGCGTACCGCGATCCCGTCCTGGACGCCGTGGCCGCCCGCGTGGCGCGGGGCTTCTCCCTGAAGACCGAACTGCTCAGCGCCCGGGTGCGGGCCCAGAAGGCCAACCAGTTCGTCCTGCCGAAACTCGGCCGGGCGCCCGCCGTCGTGCAGGCCCTGGCCAACCAGTGCGCGCTGCGCGTGGGCTTCACCCGCTACGGAGTGGCCGTGCAGGACGGCCGCGCCGCGCTGGTCAGCGTGAAGCCCGCCCAGATCGAGGCGGACGATCCCCGCGCGTGGATGCTGCACTTCCTGGACCTGACCAACGAGGCCCGCCGTCAGGGTCAGCGCTGCGGGGATGACCTGTTCCGCAGCGCCCCGCCGCTGCGCTGGAACGAGCAGCTGGCCGCGTCCGCGCAGACGCACCTGAATGACCTGATCCGCCTGAACTTCCGCGGGCACGTGAATCCCGAGACGGGCAGCACCCCGCCCGACCGGGCCCGCGCGGCCGGGTACCCGAGCGGGACCGTCGGGGAGAACGCCGCGTACGACTCCACCACGCCCGAGGACGCCCTGCAGAGCCTGCTGGACAGTCCCGGTCACTGCCGCATCCTGATGAATCCCGACTGGCGGGACTTTGGCGCTGCAATGGGCAACGGCACCCCCGAGACGGTGTTCTCCACGTACTGGGTGCAGGACTTCGGCCGCTGA
- a CDS encoding FAD-dependent oxidoreductase, translated as MRIVIVGGVAAGMSAASRARRFNPDAQIVVFERGEQISYGACGLPYVIGGEVEDFDRLIARTPEQMRARGIGVRLRHDVTGVDAAAATITVTDRATGQSCTEPYDRLLLATGVSPVRPDWAVTPLGGVHVLRDIPDGEALDASVRGAKRACIVGGGYIGLELAEAMSARGLSVVMLEKGPEVAGRTLDLGYQRRVRAELERHGVDVRCGVTVQGLTGKERVSGVQTDRGLVRADLVVVAVGVKPNVALAKAAGARLGRTGAVAVNARQETSVPGVFSAGDNTESVHRVTRRRVHIPLGLTANRMGRIAGVNMAGGEARFPGVVGTGIFKTFDLGVARTGLTQTDADALGLNAVSVDVSSTDHAGYHRTSRPIHVRLTAEKGTGRLLGAQLVGENHLSVKRVDVVAALLGERATAQDLFDADLAYAPPFSGVWDVLLVAADRLHRQV; from the coding sequence ATGCGAATCGTGATCGTGGGGGGCGTGGCGGCCGGCATGAGTGCCGCGAGCCGGGCCCGTCGTTTCAATCCGGACGCCCAGATCGTGGTGTTCGAGCGGGGAGAACAGATCAGTTACGGCGCGTGCGGGCTGCCGTACGTGATCGGCGGTGAGGTCGAGGATTTCGACCGGTTGATCGCGCGCACGCCCGAGCAGATGCGCGCGCGCGGCATCGGCGTGCGCCTGCGACACGACGTGACCGGCGTGGACGCGGCGGCCGCGACGATCACCGTGACCGACCGCGCCACCGGGCAGTCCTGCACGGAACCGTACGACCGGCTCCTCCTGGCGACCGGGGTCTCCCCCGTCCGGCCCGACTGGGCGGTCACGCCGCTGGGGGGCGTGCATGTCCTGCGCGACATTCCCGACGGTGAGGCGCTGGACGCCAGCGTGCGGGGCGCGAAACGGGCCTGCATCGTGGGCGGCGGGTACATCGGGCTGGAACTGGCCGAGGCCATGAGCGCGCGCGGCCTGAGCGTCGTCATGCTGGAAAAGGGTCCGGAGGTGGCGGGCCGCACGCTGGATCTGGGCTACCAGCGCCGCGTGCGCGCCGAACTGGAACGCCACGGCGTGGACGTCCGCTGCGGCGTGACCGTGCAGGGCCTGACCGGGAAGGAGCGCGTGAGTGGCGTGCAGACCGACCGCGGCCTGGTCCGCGCCGATCTGGTGGTCGTGGCGGTGGGCGTGAAACCGAACGTGGCGCTGGCCAAGGCGGCGGGCGCCCGGCTGGGCCGCACCGGCGCGGTCGCGGTGAACGCCCGGCAGGAGACCAGCGTGCCCGGCGTGTTCAGCGCCGGGGACAACACCGAGAGTGTGCACCGCGTCACGCGCCGGCGGGTGCACATCCCGCTGGGCCTGACCGCCAACCGCATGGGCCGCATTGCCGGGGTGAACATGGCGGGCGGCGAGGCGCGCTTTCCCGGCGTGGTGGGCACCGGAATCTTCAAGACCTTCGATCTGGGCGTGGCCCGCACCGGCCTGACGCAGACCGACGCCGACGCGCTGGGCCTGAACGCAGTGAGTGTGGACGTCAGCAGCACCGATCACGCCGGGTACCACCGCACGAGCCGCCCCATTCACGTCCGCCTGACCGCCGAGAAGGGCACGGGGCGGCTGCTGGGCGCGCAGCTGGTCGGCGAGAACCACCTCAGCGTGAAGCGGGTGGATGTCGTGGCGGCCCTGCTGGGAGAGCGGGCGACCGCGCAGGACCTCTTCGACGCGGACCTCGCGTACGCCCCGCCGTTCAGTGGCGTGTGGGACGTGCTGCTGGTGGCCGCCGACCGGCTCCACCGGCAGGTGTAG
- the serA gene encoding phosphoglycerate dehydrogenase translates to MTATAPTPADQLNAAPLRVLICDEMNPGDLNHAGFQIDYQGNMDRAETLRRLPEYDALITRSRTKVDRELIDAAGPRLKVIGRGGVGVDNIDLDYASLRGLLVLNAPESNNVSAAELAVMHLMAAARGLTRSDSKTRAGQWDRKYLGLELKDKTLGIVGLGRIGSIVADRAQGLRMTVVAFDPYVPDSKFERLGVTRAATLDDLLAQVDAITVHTPLTDETRGMIGAEQLARLKKGAIAVNAARGGIIDEQALVDALHSGHLFAAGVDVFVDEPPAPDHIFLGAPNLGITAHLGANTFEAQERVGAEIVSRVLDALHGDVSKGAVNAPALDAKTLEALGGYLKLGEKLGRILAQLLPGAHDVEVTFRGEFPADPAPVVTSVLVGYLSGRTDETPNMINARALARERGVNIAIREEQDSPDYQTEVIVKVTAGGRGEKERTRTVGGTVFGRNPRLTRLRDYRVELEPEGVILIASNQDKPGAVAQLSTLLGSWGVNIAGMALGRAEKGGQALFTLTLDDTLTAEQLEQVRALDVIDSAYLVRA, encoded by the coding sequence ATGACCGCCACCGCGCCCACCCCCGCCGACCAGTTGAACGCCGCCCCGCTGCGCGTCCTGATCTGCGACGAGATGAACCCCGGCGACCTGAACCACGCCGGATTCCAGATCGACTACCAGGGCAACATGGACCGCGCCGAGACCCTGCGCCGCCTGCCCGAGTACGACGCGCTGATCACCCGCAGCCGCACCAAGGTCGACCGCGAACTGATCGACGCCGCCGGCCCCCGCCTCAAGGTCATCGGACGCGGCGGCGTCGGCGTGGACAACATCGACCTCGACTACGCCAGCCTGCGCGGCCTGCTCGTCCTGAACGCCCCGGAAAGCAACAACGTCTCCGCCGCGGAACTGGCCGTCATGCACCTCATGGCCGCCGCGCGCGGCCTGACCCGCAGTGACAGCAAGACCCGCGCCGGACAGTGGGACCGCAAGTACCTGGGCCTGGAACTCAAGGACAAGACCCTGGGCATCGTGGGCCTGGGCCGCATCGGCAGTATCGTCGCCGACCGCGCGCAGGGCCTGCGCATGACCGTCGTCGCCTTCGATCCCTACGTGCCGGACAGCAAGTTCGAGCGCCTGGGCGTCACGCGCGCCGCGACCCTGGACGACCTGCTCGCGCAGGTGGACGCCATCACCGTCCACACGCCCCTGACCGACGAGACGCGCGGCATGATCGGCGCCGAGCAGCTCGCCCGCCTGAAGAAGGGCGCCATCGCCGTGAACGCCGCGCGCGGCGGCATCATCGACGAGCAGGCCCTGGTGGACGCCCTGCACAGCGGCCACCTGTTCGCCGCCGGGGTGGACGTGTTCGTGGATGAACCCCCCGCCCCGGACCACATCTTCCTGGGCGCCCCGAACCTGGGCATCACCGCGCACCTGGGCGCGAACACCTTCGAGGCGCAGGAACGCGTCGGTGCGGAGATCGTCTCCCGCGTCCTGGACGCCCTGCACGGCGACGTCAGCAAGGGCGCCGTGAACGCCCCCGCCCTGGACGCCAAGACCCTCGAAGCGCTGGGCGGCTACCTGAAACTCGGGGAGAAGCTGGGCCGCATCCTCGCGCAGCTGCTGCCCGGCGCGCACGACGTCGAGGTGACCTTCCGCGGCGAGTTCCCCGCCGACCCCGCCCCGGTCGTCACGAGTGTCCTCGTGGGCTACCTGAGCGGCCGCACCGACGAGACGCCCAACATGATCAACGCCCGCGCGCTGGCCAGGGAACGCGGCGTGAACATCGCCATCCGCGAGGAACAGGACAGCCCCGACTACCAGACGGAAGTGATCGTGAAGGTCACGGCCGGCGGGCGCGGCGAGAAGGAACGCACCCGCACCGTGGGCGGCACCGTCTTCGGCCGCAACCCCCGCCTGACCCGCCTGCGCGACTACCGCGTGGAACTGGAACCCGAGGGTGTCATCCTGATCGCCAGCAACCAGGACAAACCCGGCGCCGTGGCGCAGCTGAGCACCCTGCTGGGCAGCTGGGGCGTGAACATCGCCGGGATGGCCCTGGGCCGCGCTGAGAAGGGCGGACAGGCGCTGTTCACCCTGACCCTCGACGACACCCTGACCGCCGAGCAGCTTGAACAGGTGCGGGCGCTGGACGTCATTGACAGCGCCTACCTCGTCCGGGCGTAA
- a CDS encoding Nramp family divalent metal transporter: protein MTARAEAVLARQSQKRGLARILPFLGPAVIASIAYMDPGNFATNIQGGAQFGYALLWVILAANLMAMLIQNLSAKLGIATGKNLPETIRERWPRPVVWLYWLQAEVVAMATDLAEFLGAAVAIQLLTGLPLIWGASITAVLTFWLLTIQRRGFRPLELVIGGFVAIIGVAYLTQFVLARPALAELGRGFIPSFQGVDSVYLAVGIIGATVMPHVIYLHSALTQGRVPTRNDDEKVRLSRLNRIDVIVSMGLAGLINMSMLAVAAATFYGKGVEDAGDLETAYRTLTPLLGPAAATAFAIALLASGLSSSAVGTMAGQVIMQGFVNFSIPLWLRRTITMLPAFIVIILGLNPTDVLVLSQVILSFGVPFALVPLLLFTARRDVMGVLTSTRLVTTLGWLFASIIIGLNVYLLWGAFTS from the coding sequence ATGACCGCCCGCGCCGAGGCCGTCCTGGCCCGGCAGTCCCAGAAACGCGGCCTGGCCCGCATCCTGCCCTTCCTGGGCCCCGCCGTGATCGCGTCCATCGCATACATGGACCCGGGCAACTTCGCCACGAACATCCAGGGCGGCGCGCAGTTCGGGTACGCGCTGCTGTGGGTGATCCTCGCGGCGAACCTCATGGCCATGCTCATCCAGAACCTCAGCGCGAAACTGGGGATCGCCACCGGGAAGAACCTGCCCGAAACCATCCGCGAACGCTGGCCGCGCCCGGTCGTGTGGCTGTACTGGCTTCAGGCCGAGGTGGTCGCCATGGCCACCGACCTCGCGGAATTCCTGGGCGCCGCCGTGGCCATTCAGCTGCTCACCGGCCTGCCGCTCATCTGGGGCGCGAGTATCACGGCCGTCCTGACCTTCTGGCTCCTGACCATCCAGCGCCGCGGGTTCCGCCCGCTGGAACTCGTGATCGGCGGCTTCGTGGCCATCATCGGCGTGGCGTACCTGACGCAGTTCGTGCTGGCCCGCCCCGCGCTGGCCGAGCTGGGCCGCGGGTTCATTCCCAGTTTCCAGGGCGTGGACAGCGTGTACCTCGCGGTGGGCATCATCGGGGCGACCGTCATGCCACACGTGATCTACCTGCACTCGGCACTCACGCAGGGCCGCGTGCCCACCCGCAACGACGACGAGAAGGTGCGCCTGAGCCGCCTGAACCGCATCGACGTGATCGTGTCGATGGGCCTGGCGGGCCTGATCAACATGAGCATGCTGGCCGTCGCCGCCGCCACCTTCTACGGCAAGGGCGTCGAGGACGCCGGGGACCTGGAAACCGCCTACCGCACCCTGACGCCGCTGCTCGGCCCGGCCGCCGCGACCGCGTTCGCCATCGCGCTGCTCGCCAGCGGCCTGAGCAGCAGCGCGGTGGGCACCATGGCCGGGCAGGTCATCATGCAGGGCTTCGTGAACTTCAGTATCCCGCTGTGGCTGCGCCGCACGATCACCATGCTGCCCGCCTTCATCGTGATCATCCTGGGCCTGAATCCCACGGACGTGCTCGTGCTGTCGCAGGTGATCCTGTCCTTCGGGGTGCCGTTCGCACTGGTGCCGCTGCTGCTCTTCACCGCGCGCCGGGACGTGATGGGCGTCCTGACCAGCACACGCCTAGTCACCACGCTGGGCTGGCTGTTTGCCAGCATCATCATCGGCCTGAACGTGTACCTGCTGTGGGGCGCCTTCACGAGCTGA
- a CDS encoding GGDEF domain-containing response regulator has translation MARLSQQTAPTGHTVLVVDDDADLRTTVCRLLQNCGHTTLAAEGGEQALHLMQQHDVHLVLLDYFMPGMNGEDVVRELRARGHTTQVVLQTGYASERPPRTLLRDLDIQGYHDKSEGPDKLLVWVDAALKAHRHVRAISASRDGLKYILQAAPQLHRLQSLDSLLRGILLQLQGILGFSGACVAVSEDALAQDTNGFVAVPHPQAQPFDLRVSTGRFEGQAWHQLGGHEQGAVLHAASSGQACRTPYIALPLTIGDRNVGVVLVDSAPKDQELDLTLLEVFAAQAAVAIQNVQLFELATTDELTGLMNRRAWLARLDEVLHLGTRHGHPTSVVLIDVDHFKRVNDTHGHLAGDAVLRELGALLKDQIRLTDVAARYGGEELAILLPHTDAAGAYRLADRLRQALMDLRVPWGTDPITVTASMGVTTAPGQDATPSPYDMLASADKALYRAKSQGRNRVVDLPVGLTS, from the coding sequence ATGGCCCGCCTGAGCCAGCAGACGGCGCCCACCGGGCACACCGTGCTCGTGGTGGACGACGACGCCGATTTGAGAACCACCGTGTGCCGCCTCCTCCAGAACTGCGGGCACACCACCCTGGCCGCCGAGGGCGGCGAGCAGGCCCTGCACCTGATGCAGCAGCACGACGTGCACCTGGTCCTGCTGGACTACTTCATGCCCGGCATGAACGGCGAGGACGTCGTGCGCGAACTGCGCGCCCGCGGGCACACCACCCAGGTGGTCCTCCAGACCGGGTACGCCTCCGAACGGCCTCCCAGAACTCTGCTGCGCGACCTGGACATCCAGGGCTACCACGACAAGTCCGAGGGTCCCGACAAGCTGCTCGTGTGGGTGGACGCCGCCCTGAAAGCCCACCGGCACGTGCGGGCCATCAGCGCCTCCCGCGACGGCCTGAAATACATCCTTCAGGCGGCGCCGCAGCTGCACCGCCTTCAATCGCTGGACAGCCTGCTGCGCGGCATCCTGCTGCAACTTCAGGGCATCCTGGGCTTCTCCGGCGCCTGCGTGGCCGTCAGCGAGGACGCCCTGGCACAGGACACCAACGGCTTCGTGGCCGTCCCGCACCCGCAGGCTCAGCCGTTCGACCTGCGGGTCTCGACCGGCCGGTTCGAGGGCCAGGCGTGGCATCAGCTGGGCGGCCACGAACAGGGCGCGGTCCTGCACGCCGCCAGCAGTGGTCAGGCATGCCGCACGCCGTACATCGCGCTGCCCCTGACCATCGGGGACCGGAACGTTGGCGTGGTCCTCGTGGACAGCGCCCCGAAAGACCAGGAACTTGACCTGACCCTGCTGGAGGTGTTTGCGGCGCAGGCGGCGGTCGCCATTCAGAACGTGCAGCTGTTCGAGCTGGCCACCACGGACGAACTGACGGGCCTCATGAACCGCCGCGCGTGGCTGGCGAGGCTGGATGAGGTGCTGCACCTGGGCACCCGGCACGGGCACCCCACCAGCGTCGTCCTGATCGACGTGGACCACTTCAAGCGCGTGAATGACACCCACGGCCACCTGGCCGGGGACGCCGTGCTGCGGGAACTGGGGGCCCTGCTGAAAGACCAGATTCGCCTGACGGACGTCGCCGCGCGGTACGGCGGCGAGGAGCTGGCCATCCTGCTGCCGCACACCGACGCGGCCGGTGCCTACCGCCTCGCCGACCGCCTGCGGCAGGCCCTGATGGACCTCCGCGTGCCCTGGGGCACCGACCCGATCACCGTGACGGCCAGCATGGGCGTCACCACCGCGCCCGGGCAGGACGCGACACCCAGCCCGTACGACATGCTCGCCTCGGCCGACAAGGCGCTGTACCGCGCCAAATCACAGGGCCGCAACCGGGTGGTGGACCTGCCGGTCGGGCTGACCTCGTGA